Below is a genomic region from Granulicella sp. L56.
GATGACCTGCGACAGGGTGCCGGTGGTGGTGTCGACCTGAGGCGGTGCGGTCGAGACGTCAATGGTCTGAGTGGCGGCCCCAACGGCAAGCTTCGGATTGACGGTCAGAGACTGGTTGGCTTGAAGAACGGCCTTCTGATCATAAAGCTGGAACCCTGACGCAGTGACCTTGAAGTCATAGCTGGCGGGCGGGAGCGCGGTGAAGACGAACGTGCCGTTCTGGCTGGACGTGACCGTGGTTTCGTGACCGGTGTCGACCTGGGTAGCGGTTACGCTGGCACTGGCGATGGCAGCACCGGAGGGGTCTGTCACTATTCCGGAGACCGAGCCATAGCCCTGCGCGAGTACATGGGAGACGGACAAGGTGAAGAAGGCCAGGATTACCAAAAGAGAACATAGCCATGGATGTTCCTGCTGCGGAATAAGTCTTGGTATGGATTTCATGATGTGGGCACTGTAGCTGCCATATTTCGCGACTGTCAAGAGGAAGCAGAAAAACCGGAGGGGCTGAGAGCTATCTGCAAGAAAATAAAAGGTGAGCTTCCGCGCAATGGGCAGGTTCTTGGAAGCCTCTGTGAGCCATGTTCCTGATTTGGCAAAAAAAGCGGCGGCATCCATCGAGAATGCCGCCGCCCAATCTTCATCGATTGCTGTCGGTTAGAAAAGAAGCTTCAGCGAGAACTGCATCTGTCTCGGAAAGTTCTGCTGCGTCGAGCCGACCGTTCCATAGCCCGACCACGCTCCCGGCTGGTTTGGATCAGCCACGCTGGTAACACGGACAGGCGCCTGTTCCGGTGAACCAGTGTTTGGTCCGCCGAAGATTGGCGTGTTCGTAGCGTTGTAGACCTCTGCCTTGAACTCCAGCTTCGCGGCTTCAGTGATGGAGAACTTCTTCCCCAATCCCAGTGCCGTCTGCCCCGCGTTCGGGTTCCGCAGCTTCGTCGTAACCGGCAACTGCGTCACCGCCGTATACTCCGGGAACGTTGTGAAGCATTGGTTCTCGCTGTTGTTCAGGTAGCTTTTATACGACCGATGCGCTGGCCGCTCGTTGTACTGGCCGCAGGTGTATATATCGTTGTTGGGGAAGCCGGCAGGTGTACCGCCGGCGTTGGTGAACGTCCAATCCAGTTGCCAACCATTCACTACCTCGCCCAACACCCCATGCGCGTTAGCCAGGTAGGCTCCACCACGTCCGATCGGCAGACCATACACCCCGCTGAACGCAAAGTCCCACGGACGGTCGCTGGGATCGACCGCGTTGTACGGCTTGGCATCGACGAGACCGGCACCATTGTTGTTGAGCAAGCCGGTGGCCGACATTAGCCGCGACCAGGTGAACGACCCCAGGAAGCTGAGCCCGTTGCCGAAAGCGCGCCCATGAGAGAAGCGCTTCTCCAGCTTTGCCAGCATGGCGTTGTAGTGGCTGAAGCCGCCCGCATTGGTGTAAACGTACAGATTGCCATCAAATTGCGGATAGGGCACCATCAGGTACTTCGCCTGGATGGTGGGATTTTGCCCAAGCGAAACCGTCTTCGGCAGCACCCCATAGAACGGGTTCGTTACCTGCTGATCGAGATAGTTGGGGTCGTCGTGTCCCTTCTGGAAGTCTGATGCGCTGATCCCATTTATCTGCAAAGAGTCCCGCAGCCGTGTGGTATGCGCTCCCAGGTAAGCGAGATTACCCACCATCCCAAAGGGCATCTGCACCTCGAACCCAAGGGTGAACTGCTGCACAATTGGAATCTTGCGATCGCGCTGATCGATTCCAAAACCCTGGCCTACCAGCGCCAACGCTCCTTGTGAGGTGCCTGGAGGAGTGGCGTATCCATTCGGAAACGGGGTGCCGCTGCGGAAGTCAGTTGCCGGATGCAGACCTCCGTCCGGAGTTGAGTTGTAGCCTGTGTCCTGGGTAAACGCAGACGCTCCGCCCAATTCGATCCCGAACGCCTTCGAGATGGTATATCCCCCATGAAAGACGATGAAGCGGTTCGGGGCAAAAGAAAGGCCGAGCTTCGGCTGCCAGTACGCACTATGTTCGTCATACGCCGGAAGTTTACTGCTGGCAAACTGCGCTGCGCCAAGAATAGGATTGACCATCGTCGCTCCATTGGGCAGCACATTGCCCGCCGGATAGTTGATCATGCCTGAGATTGGGTTTGAGCACGTCAGACAAATTCCTGCCAGCAGGCGATTATGCCGCTCTGTGGGTGACAGTTCGTCGTCCCATCGCAGACCCGCGTTGATGGCTAACTTGTCGTTGACCTTCCAGTCGTCCTGCACGAAGAAGCCATAGTACCTGTATGACTCATAGGGTGCGAACCCGTAGTGCACATTGCCGCTGTCCGCATATCCCATCAACGTCTCAGCGATGGCAGAACCATCTTTGTTCGACTGAAACGGATTATTCTGCGTGAATCCCGTACCAAACCCGAAGGTACCATTCGGCTGACCGATCCCGCCCGAAACATCGTGATACAGCGAGAACTCACCGCCATAGTGCAGCGTGTGCCGCCCCACTGTCTGCGTGATGGATGGGCCAAGGTCATAAGTCTCGAACATAGTTGGATCGCCTTGATTTCCGACGACGGACGAATAGCCGTCGCCGAACGAAAACTCAGGAGCGTAGTCATGAGTGGTAGTCGGCAACTGCGGCATATTCAACCCCAGATCACCTGGCGTAAGTTGCGCCTGGCCTGCCGATAGGGTTCCATCCGGTGCAAGGGTGTAGTAGCGGTTGAACGAAGCTCGCACGTCCGCTACGAGCGTGTTTGAAAAGGTATGCGTCAGGTCCAACACCTGCGTTATGCCCGAGCGGTAGTTGTTGATATTGCCCTGGATCGCCGCCCCTGTAAATCCGTTGCCGTTCCGATATTCAGTTCCCGACCACCACGTGAAAAGACCATACAGCCGGGTCTTGTCGGTGAAGTTGTAGTCCACACGCGCAATCGGCATGTTGTACCGGTACCTGTCTTTTCCATTGAAAACGAAGTTGTTCTGGTACCCAGGCCGGTTCGGCGCCGGCATCAGCTTCAGGATATTCACGCCAATCGGACTGATCCGCGAAGCTGGAATCGTATTATTTGGGAAAGCCGCCCGCCCATACGTCGTGCAGCCACCACTCCCCGACGGAACCACGCAGGTAGTCGTATCCGGATCGTAGATTCCATTCGTCTTGTTGACTGCGGCAAGGTAGTTCGTCAGGTTAACATTTCCGCTGGCGTCTGGCAGCATATCTGCCGTAGGCACAGTGCCGACTATTGGTGCGGGCAGCACCTGGCGATAACCCTCGTAGCTGAAGAAGAAGAAGGCGTTGTGTTTCAGGAAGGGACCGCCGATGGTTCCTCCAAAGTCATGCTCGTTGTGAAACGACTTTGCTTCGTTCTGCTGGCTCGACTGGTAGGTGTTCGCATCGAACAGCGAGTTGCGCCACTTGTCAAACATGGTGCCATGAAAGTGAGGGGATCCGTTCTTGATAATGGTATTCACTGCGCCGCCGCCCACGCGCCCATACTGCGCGTCGAAGGTGATGGTCATTATTTTGACCTCCTGCACCGCGTCGATGGTCGGCGCGACGGTCCAGGTTCCCGCCGGTCCGCCGCCCTGTATCGAGATCGGCGCGCCATTCAGCAAAAACTGGTTCGTCGTTCCCGGCTGCCCGGTGATCGAATACGAATTCGAGGTGTCCCATGCTCGGGTTCCGGAGTAGCCGCCCGCGCCAAACTGGGTCTGCGTAAATCGCACGCCTGGCGTCAGCCCCATTAGCATGTATACCTGGTTGCCGTTCAGCGGCAAATTCTGCACCAGCTCCGGATCTATGACCGTACCGCCGGAGGCATCCGTCGTCGCCAACTGAATTGTATTGGTGGATACCGTAACGGTCTCCGACTCTCCGCCAGCGGTCAGGCCCAGGTTCAGATTAATCTTCTGCGCCACATTGAGGACCAGGCCCGGCCGCTCCTCCGTCCGAAACCCCTTGGCCTTCACCGTGACCGTATAGGTCCCTGGCTGCACGAATGGGATCACGAAATACCCCTTCGCATTCGTGGTGATCTTGTAATCCTGCTCGTTGCTCTTCGCCTCCACCGCTGCGCCATCCACAACATAGCCTTTGGCATCGGTTACATTTCCTTGAATCGTACCCCTGTATTCCTGTGCTGCCGCTGGTAGCGAAAAAGATAGCGCTACCATAAAGCAGATGACGACTGGCCCAAATATCTTCATAGAATTCCTCCAAAATACTGATAAATAAACTTGTTGGAAGACCATGGCAGAGAAGATTTCAAATCGAAGAGCAGTTCAGTGTGATAGCGCAACCACTATAACTCGTGCATAGGAGAATTGGGGAGGAAAAATTTTGCACATTTCTTTATAAGTGAACCTCTATCAAAAGGTACGACAAGTGAGGCCACACCCGCCTCACCTGTCGCGTTCAAAAACTACGTTTCCTTACTCCGAGGTAAAGGTAGAGGCTGGAAGCCCCGCGCCATTGTAGAGATTGCCGTTCGTAACACTTTCCCACCCGTAACGTACATATTCCGGGTTCTTTACCGCAGCACTCCGCACCTCAACGGAAGAGCCATCGATCTTCGCCGTAGCTGGAACAAACTGCTTGTCCGCCCCCGCAACTTCAAACCCAGCTAACTCGCCGCCCTTGGCCGTTAAGCCATTGACGTGGTCGAACCAAACGCGCATTCCGTCACCATCGCGCGTGGCCTGACGGAACATTGGCCCCGAGTAATCCACAGCCTCTCCGTAGACCATGCCGCGCGCAGCCACCGCCAATCGCGCTCCCACCGTCTGCTTGTCCGGCGGATGCACATTGTCCGGCGTGCCCACGTCCAGCGACACGGCCATCGCTGTATTGCTCACCGCCAGCGTCCGCCGCTGCTGGTCGCGCACCATTCCCCAATGCTCGCCGGGGGAATGAAAGCTGGAGATCTGCACGAAGAGAAACGGAAAGTTCCCCTCCTGCCAGTGATTGCGCCAGTCCCCAATCATCGCTGAAAAAGATCTCGCATAGAGCGGCGCGGTCGCCGGTGCGCTGTCGGTCTCGCCCTGGTACCAGATCACTCCCTTGATCGAATACGGCGTCATCGGCGCAATCATTCCGTTGAACAAAGCTGCCGGCAGCCAGGACGTCTCGTCCGGATGCCAGGAATGTTTCGGCAACGGCCGATGGGCAGCGAGCGCCGCCGCATCCTCTCGCTTCTCGGCAGCCTCCACTCTGACCGCTCTGCTCTGCTCATCCGCGAATCGCGCACGCGTCGCAAAGATCGGCATCAGCGATGCATCCGCGCCAATTCCGTCCAGGCTGATCCACGAAGCTACCGGCGTTCCGCCCCACGTCGCATCGATCAGGCCGATAGGAACGTGCTCCTTCCGGCTGATCTCCCTGCCAAAAAAGTACGCGACCGCCGAAAAACTGGCTGCCGTCTCCGGTGTGCACAGCGTCCATGTCCCATCGACGTCCTCGACCGGCACATCCGAGCTTTTATGCTCGATCCGAAGCAGCCGTACCGTGGGTACCGTGGCGTTGGCAATCTCCTCCGCACCATTTTTCAACACCGTATTGCCGCCAAAGCCCTTCAGCGGAAACTCCATGTTCGACTGGCCCGACGCAACCCACACATCCCCAATCAAAACATCCGAAACCGTCACCGTCGAGGCCGCGCCGCCTGAACTGCCCTGCGCCGTCAGCGTATACGGCCCGCCAGCCTGCTCCGGCATCAGCCACAGGTTCCACTCGCCTTCCGCATTCGCCTCCACAGAGCGCGTCTGCGCATGGAAGCGCACCGTAACCTTCTCCTCGGGCTCCGACCATCCCCACACATGAATGGGAGCCTCACGCTGCAGCACAGTATGATCGCTGAACAAATGTGGAAGACGAATCTCCGCAGCTGCACTTCCCGCGACGGGAAGAAGAAAAAACACTAAAGCCCCAACCAATTTCAGCCTCTGATTCAGCATCAAGTCCAGTCCTCTCGGAAGGTTCGCGACGAAACTCGATGGCTCGTCAACACCTCGATGACGATACCATCCCTTCGCCGCAGCCTTCCATGAAGCCGTCTTACGCCTCCATCAGTTCGTCCTCAATGGTCAGCGGATGATGTTCGTACTGGCCGCCGGTCTTGTCTCCCACCGCATGGCGCAGAAACGCCAACCCGATCAGCCCGAGCGCCAGGACACTGACTCCCGTCCACTTCCAATGGACCCACGCCACCGTTGCCAGCGCCGACCCCACCGCCGCACCGCTGAAGTAGACCGTCATATAGACCGTGTTCAGACGGCTCCGCGCCGACGCATCCAACCCGAAGATCCGCGTCTGGTTTGCCACCTGCGTCATCTGCGCGCCCATATCCAACACCACGACGCCAACGATCAGCAGAACCATATGCAGCGCCGTCGAAAGCCGCGCACTCTCCTCGCCCCACAGCAGAAGATACGAGACTGCCAGCAGCGATATCCCTACCGACACCACCCACCGCGAGCCGTGCTTATCCGACATGCGCCCCGCAATCGGAGCCACCAGCGCACCCGCGGCACCCACTACGCCAAATGTTCCGGCAACTCCCGCCCCCAGGCCATAGTGGCTATAAAGCATGAAGGCCAGTGTCGTCCAGAAGCAGCTAAACGAAGCAAACACCAGTGCCCCCAACTCGCTGGACTCGCGCAGCAGCGGCTGTGTCCGGTACAAGGTCCACAGCGATTTCATGGCATCGGCATACCGCAGCTTCTGTTTTGGCGGCAGCTTAGGCATCTTCCGCCATAGTAGCGGCACAAACGCCGCATTGATAATCGCAGCGACGATGAACACGGAACGCCAGCCGGTAATATGGCTCACCCATCCGGCGAAGGTCCGCGCCAGCAAAATGCCCAGCAACAGGCCGGTCATCACAATGCCGATCGCCCGCCCTCTCTGTTCGTCCGACACCAGGTCCGGAGCAATCGGCAACACAACGTGCGTCACCGAAGCAAAAACTCCAATCAGGGCGCTCCCTGCAATCAGCCAGCCCAGGGTCGGAGCCAGTGCCACCAGCACCAGCGCCACCGCGACAGCGGCAAACATACGCATCATCAGCGCACGCCGCTCCAGCAGATCGCCCAGCGGAACAAAGAACAGCAGCCCCAACGCGTAGCCAACCTGCGTCGCCACGGCAACAAAGCCGGTGCGCCCGGCGGCCGCCCCATAGGTATGGCCCATCTCCAGCAAAAGCGGCTGGTTGTAATACATGGTGGAGACGCCCACAGCACAGGCCAGCCCAAGAAAGGGCAGCGGCGCGCGGGATGCGGCACTGGAAGTCTTCGTCATGATTTAAGAGGCCTGACCACTAGTGTAAAACGACCCGCGCCTCAACGCTTAGGACACATTCCACGGAGGGTGCCCCATGTCCCGATTCTGGGACATGGGTTTCCACTGCTTCAACCAACCCAAAATTTGAAGTACATGCAGACAGCATTGAAATCGTCGCAACACTATCGCCGTCGCTCTTGCCTGCTGGTCCCTAAGCCCTGATCCCTGGCGTTAAAGCACCAGCTTGGCAATCGTAGCTAACTGCATAAACGAAGTCCCCTCATAGATCTTGCCGATCTTCGCATCGCGATAGAGCTTCTCCACGGGATAGTCCTTCACAAATCCAGCCCCGCCGAAGACCTCCACCGCAAGACTCGCCACCCGCTCCGCCACCTGCGAGGCGAAGTACTTGCACATCGCGGCCTCTTTCAAAAAGTCCTCACCGGCGTCCTTCAGCCTCGCAGCGTTGTAGACCAGCAGCCGTGCTGCTTCGATCTCCGTCGCCATCTCCGCCAGTTGAAACTGCATCGCCTGAAACTCCACCAGCGCCTTGCCAAACTGCTTGCGTTCTTTCGCCCACCTCGCCGCATGGCCCCACGCCCCTGAAGCCAGCCCCAGCATCTGTGCGCCGATCCCTATTCGGCCTTCATTCAGCGTCTCGATGGCAATCTTGTAGCCTTTGCCGACCTCACCCAACACCTGATTGGCAGGCACTACGCAATCCCGAAAGACTAGCTCGCATGTACTCGAAGCGCGAATCCCCAGCTTGTCTTCTTTTTTGCCCAACGAAAATCCGGCTGCACCCTTCTCCACCACGAACGCCGTAATTCCCTTGTACCCCGCCGAAGGATCAACGGTAGCAAAGACGACAAACAGCCCCGCCTCCTTCGCATTCGTAATCCAGAGCTTCTGCCCGTTCAGAACATAGTCGTCCCCACGCCGAACCGCCCGCGTCTGCAATGCAAAAGCATCGGACCCCGACGCGGCCTCGCTCAACGCGTAAGCACCCACCGTGTCCGCAGCCAGCCGCGGCAGCCACCGCTGCTTCTGTTCTTCAGTCGCCCACCGCACCAGCGCGTTCACGCAAAGCGTATTCTGCACATCGACCAGCACCCCCACCGCCGGGTCGACTGCCGAAATCTCCTCCACAGCCAGGATCGCCTCGAAGAAGCTGCCGTCCGCCCCACCGTAGGCCTCCGGAACGGCAATGCCCATTAGGCCCAGCTCAAACAGTTGACGAACTACCCCGGCGTCCATCTGCTGCGCCTCATCCATGCTTCGCACCAGCGGAGAAATCTCCTCCGCGGCAAACCTCCGCACCGTAGTGCGAAACATCTGCTCATCTTCGCTCAACTGCGTCAACGGAATAGCGCTTCGCTGCTCACCCATCGGCTCACCTCATTTAAAGAGGTTACGCGCACCCAAAGACAGCATCGGCTGCAAACCACAATTGACGATGGGATCTAGCCCGCCACCTTCACCAGCCGTCCACCCCGACTCACAATGGAGAGTTTTTCTGCGTTCAGAATCTTCCGCGCCTGGTCCTTCGCATGGCTCGACCACGGCCCCGTCGGGTCCAGCCGCACATAGGCCAGCCAGTGACGCAGAGCTCTGCGCCGCTCCCCCTGCCGCTCGTATGAAAGTGCAAGGTTGTAGTGCGCATCGGCATAGTGGGGCACCAGCGTCACTGCCTTCTGATAGGCCGCCGTAGCCTGGCCCAACTGCTGCAACTCGTCCAGAACGTTGCCCAGGTCGAAGAATGCCAGCGCATAGTCCGGGTCTGCCAGCGTCGCCCGACGATAAAAGCTCTCCGCCAGCTCATACTCGCGCAGGTTGTAGTGAATCGTCCCCAGATTGATCAGCGCCGGTGCATGTTCCGGCCGCAGCGCCAGAATCGCCTTATAGATTTCGATTGCCGACGGAATCGTCGCCGGATTCTCCTCCAGCTTCACCGCCCGCAGAAACATATCCTGTAGCTCGGCAGCCTGTCGCGCAGGGTCATGCCCTCCGGCCCGCACCACGCTTAGCTGCCGCGTGCCGGTCGTGTCGAAGTCGAAGGCAAGCTGCTGCGTCAGCGGATCGAGTAGGGCGCCACCATGCCGAAACGCCAGTCGCGATCCTCGCCTCACCGCGCTCGCCTCCATCAGCGGGTTCCGCATCCCGCCCACGCGCTGCATCGCATCCACCGATGCCCGAATGCTCTTGGCCGAGATGCGCGTCGTCGCCTGCAGATCGCGCAGCGTGCGCAGCCTGCCCAGCTCTTCAAAACTGTAATGTTCGTTGGGGGAAATCAGTCCCGCTCGCTCCCACGCCACTAACTGGCGCGCATGCAAGTGCAGGATTCGTAAAACGTCTTGACGGCAATATCGGGTCACGTCGATGTCTCTGTTGCCCCGTCCGGAGATCCGGTCCAGCAAAACTCTTGTTGCAGTATGCCGTCCAAACCTGCACCAATCAAGCCCCTTTCGCATAAGCCAGTCAAATAACAGTGGATATCGTGTACCAAATCGGGTTCCAAGGCCAAAGGGTACCCCATGTCCGGACTCTCGGACATAGGAATGCAACCCTTGCTTTCACCGCAGCCCTCATTTTCAGCCTGCCAAAGTGAAGCGATACATCCAGTCTCCGCCAGCCCACTGCGGATAGTTCGTGCCCCACGCATTGTTGAATAGGTTCACATGCACGCCCTGTCCTAGATCGGGCAGCTCCTCGCTGAAGTTCAGCGGCGACCTCGCGCCCAGAGCCACCACCGGAGCATCGAGCGTTGTAATCGTCAGTCGGTCGCGCCCATCTCCGCAGGCAAACTTCGACGTCACTGCGTGCATCCTGCGACCACCGCCGCGCACCACATCGTCCGCCGCGACCTCCTGATTCACCTTCTCGAAGCTCCACTTCGGACTGCCCGCCGTCTCCGGCATAAACGTCAGCCACATCGACTCCGGCATACGGTTCGGGGCCTTACCCATCGCATAAAACGTAAGCTGCACCACAGCCTCGGCCTTTGGAAAGACCAGCTCCAGATACATCGACCCCGGCCATGCCACCAGACCGTGCTGCTCACTCGCCGCATCGTCCACAGCAAGCTGCGCCAACACTCGATGATGTTCCGGGTGCTCCTCCACCCACATCTGCTTCAGCACAGGATGCCACTCGCGCGACTCCGCATGGAAACGCTCGATGTTCGGCTTGCCAAAGTCCTGCGGCGCCCACCACTGCTTGCTCCGCACATACGCCGCCAGGAATGCGGTGTAGTCTGCCTGCGAAAGCGTCTGGTAAGTAAACAGCGCCAGCGGATGCTTCGCCGATGCCCATGCCTTCTTCGTCTGCCGATTCACCAGTTTTGCAATCGAGCCCGTAGGCGGATCGAGCATCAACTCAAAATGCTCTGTGCGAATCTCCTTCTTCGCATCGTGCACCTGCATTCCGGAGTGGTCCGGTGCCACGACACGTAGCGTCTCCAGCCGCGCCTTCGCCTCGTTCTGTAGCCCCTCCGGCATATTCGCCACGCCCGCGTCGATGTCGTCGCGCTTCTCCTTCCAGCTCCGCTCCATCGTCTGGTAGCCGGGCTTATGAATGTACTCCGCCAGCTCCTTCGGCGAGTAATGATCGTGGTCGATGTAGCGCTTCGTGTCCGTCCCCCAGGTATGCTCTACTGCCAGCACCAGCCGCAGCAGCAGTTGCCGGTCCGTCGCATCTCCCACACTCATCCGCTTGCCCGCCAGCCACTCGCCGCGCAGCCGTGCCATCTCGCGGTATCGCGCAATCTTCGGCGGATCGCTCGGCGCTCCATAGATCCAGGTATCGCCGATCTCTTCCGTCACCACGGGCAGCGTCGCACGAGCCCCTTCCATCGCCGTCGCCACATCGCTCAAGCTCCCCGCAACAATCTTCGCATTAGGAAACTGCCGTCGAAGCCCGGCATAAATGTCGTCGATCTCCTTCGTCGTATGTGGCCCGGAGTTATCACTCCTCACCATCACCGACACCGCTAGATCCGAGCCCGGCACCCGCACCACGCTTCCATAATCGTGCCGGTGATACAGCACTGCAAT
It encodes:
- a CDS encoding MFS transporter, yielding MTKTSSAASRAPLPFLGLACAVGVSTMYYNQPLLLEMGHTYGAAAGRTGFVAVATQVGYALGLLFFVPLGDLLERRALMMRMFAAVAVALVLVALAPTLGWLIAGSALIGVFASVTHVVLPIAPDLVSDEQRGRAIGIVMTGLLLGILLARTFAGWVSHITGWRSVFIVAAIINAAFVPLLWRKMPKLPPKQKLRYADAMKSLWTLYRTQPLLRESSELGALVFASFSCFWTTLAFMLYSHYGLGAGVAGTFGVVGAAGALVAPIAGRMSDKHGSRWVVSVGISLLAVSYLLLWGEESARLSTALHMVLLIVGVVVLDMGAQMTQVANQTRIFGLDASARSRLNTVYMTVYFSGAAVGSALATVAWVHWKWTGVSVLALGLIGLAFLRHAVGDKTGGQYEHHPLTIEDELMEA
- a CDS encoding tetratricopeptide repeat protein, with protein sequence MTRYCRQDVLRILHLHARQLVAWERAGLISPNEHYSFEELGRLRTLRDLQATTRISAKSIRASVDAMQRVGGMRNPLMEASAVRRGSRLAFRHGGALLDPLTQQLAFDFDTTGTRQLSVVRAGGHDPARQAAELQDMFLRAVKLEENPATIPSAIEIYKAILALRPEHAPALINLGTIHYNLREYELAESFYRRATLADPDYALAFFDLGNVLDELQQLGQATAAYQKAVTLVPHYADAHYNLALSYERQGERRRALRHWLAYVRLDPTGPWSSHAKDQARKILNAEKLSIVSRGGRLVKVAG
- a CDS encoding DUF5054 domain-containing protein, with the translated sequence MKRREFLKSAALTAAASAALSPWQRVARAQQGVVAPAVQEDVKRVVAVFKCHLDIGFTDTQANVMQKYFKQYYPQAMALAAERREAGHDRYVWTTGSWLLYEYLEQASSDERRRMEQAIAQGDIAWHSLPFSWQTEMLDRSTIEGCLGLSTALDKRFGHTTTAGKMTDVPCHSRGIVAPLAAGGVRLLDIGVNPASTPPEVPDVFLWKEPEGAEIAVLYHRHDYGSVVRVPGSDLAVSVMVRSDNSGPHTTKEIDDIYAGLRRQFPNAKIVAGSLSDVATAMEGARATLPVVTEEIGDTWIYGAPSDPPKIARYREMARLRGEWLAGKRMSVGDATDRQLLLRLVLAVEHTWGTDTKRYIDHDHYSPKELAEYIHKPGYQTMERSWKEKRDDIDAGVANMPEGLQNEAKARLETLRVVAPDHSGMQVHDAKKEIRTEHFELMLDPPTGSIAKLVNRQTKKAWASAKHPLALFTYQTLSQADYTAFLAAYVRSKQWWAPQDFGKPNIERFHAESREWHPVLKQMWVEEHPEHHRVLAQLAVDDAASEQHGLVAWPGSMYLELVFPKAEAVVQLTFYAMGKAPNRMPESMWLTFMPETAGSPKWSFEKVNQEVAADDVVRGGGRRMHAVTSKFACGDGRDRLTITTLDAPVVALGARSPLNFSEELPDLGQGVHVNLFNNAWGTNYPQWAGGDWMYRFTLAG
- a CDS encoding sialate O-acetylesterase; its protein translation is MFSDHTVLQREAPIHVWGWSEPEEKVTVRFHAQTRSVEANAEGEWNLWLMPEQAGGPYTLTAQGSSGGAASTVTVSDVLIGDVWVASGQSNMEFPLKGFGGNTVLKNGAEEIANATVPTVRLLRIEHKSSDVPVEDVDGTWTLCTPETAASFSAVAYFFGREISRKEHVPIGLIDATWGGTPVASWISLDGIGADASLMPIFATRARFADEQSRAVRVEAAEKREDAAALAAHRPLPKHSWHPDETSWLPAALFNGMIAPMTPYSIKGVIWYQGETDSAPATAPLYARSFSAMIGDWRNHWQEGNFPFLFVQISSFHSPGEHWGMVRDQQRRTLAVSNTAMAVSLDVGTPDNVHPPDKQTVGARLAVAARGMVYGEAVDYSGPMFRQATRDGDGMRVWFDHVNGLTAKGGELAGFEVAGADKQFVPATAKIDGSSVEVRSAAVKNPEYVRYGWESVTNGNLYNGAGLPASTFTSE
- a CDS encoding acyl-CoA dehydrogenase — its product is MGEQRSAIPLTQLSEDEQMFRTTVRRFAAEEISPLVRSMDEAQQMDAGVVRQLFELGLMGIAVPEAYGGADGSFFEAILAVEEISAVDPAVGVLVDVQNTLCVNALVRWATEEQKQRWLPRLAADTVGAYALSEAASGSDAFALQTRAVRRGDDYVLNGQKLWITNAKEAGLFVVFATVDPSAGYKGITAFVVEKGAAGFSLGKKEDKLGIRASSTCELVFRDCVVPANQVLGEVGKGYKIAIETLNEGRIGIGAQMLGLASGAWGHAARWAKERKQFGKALVEFQAMQFQLAEMATEIEAARLLVYNAARLKDAGEDFLKEAAMCKYFASQVAERVASLAVEVFGGAGFVKDYPVEKLYRDAKIGKIYEGTSFMQLATIAKLVL
- a CDS encoding TonB-dependent receptor, with amino-acid sequence MKIFGPVVICFMVALSFSLPAAAQEYRGTIQGNVTDAKGYVVDGAAVEAKSNEQDYKITTNAKGYFVIPFVQPGTYTVTVKAKGFRTEERPGLVLNVAQKINLNLGLTAGGESETVTVSTNTIQLATTDASGGTVIDPELVQNLPLNGNQVYMLMGLTPGVRFTQTQFGAGGYSGTRAWDTSNSYSITGQPGTTNQFLLNGAPISIQGGGPAGTWTVAPTIDAVQEVKIMTITFDAQYGRVGGGAVNTIIKNGSPHFHGTMFDKWRNSLFDANTYQSSQQNEAKSFHNEHDFGGTIGGPFLKHNAFFFFSYEGYRQVLPAPIVGTVPTADMLPDASGNVNLTNYLAAVNKTNGIYDPDTTTCVVPSGSGGCTTYGRAAFPNNTIPASRISPIGVNILKLMPAPNRPGYQNNFVFNGKDRYRYNMPIARVDYNFTDKTRLYGLFTWWSGTEYRNGNGFTGAAIQGNINNYRSGITQVLDLTHTFSNTLVADVRASFNRYYTLAPDGTLSAGQAQLTPGDLGLNMPQLPTTTHDYAPEFSFGDGYSSVVGNQGDPTMFETYDLGPSITQTVGRHTLHYGGEFSLYHDVSGGIGQPNGTFGFGTGFTQNNPFQSNKDGSAIAETLMGYADSGNVHYGFAPYESYRYYGFFVQDDWKVNDKLAINAGLRWDDELSPTERHNRLLAGICLTCSNPISGMINYPAGNVLPNGATMVNPILGAAQFASSKLPAYDEHSAYWQPKLGLSFAPNRFIVFHGGYTISKAFGIELGGASAFTQDTGYNSTPDGGLHPATDFRSGTPFPNGYATPPGTSQGALALVGQGFGIDQRDRKIPIVQQFTLGFEVQMPFGMVGNLAYLGAHTTRLRDSLQINGISASDFQKGHDDPNYLDQQVTNPFYGVLPKTVSLGQNPTIQAKYLMVPYPQFDGNLYVYTNAGGFSHYNAMLAKLEKRFSHGRAFGNGLSFLGSFTWSRLMSATGLLNNNGAGLVDAKPYNAVDPSDRPWDFAFSGVYGLPIGRGGAYLANAHGVLGEVVNGWQLDWTFTNAGGTPAGFPNNDIYTCGQYNERPAHRSYKSYLNNSENQCFTTFPEYTAVTQLPVTTKLRNPNAGQTALGLGKKFSITEAAKLEFKAEVYNATNTPIFGGPNTGSPEQAPVRVTSVADPNQPGAWSGYGTVGSTQQNFPRQMQFSLKLLF